GAAGTCCTGCTCGGGCGGGATCCCGCGACCTTCCTCGACCTGATGCGCCAGGGCCTGCGCCGCCTGCGCGCGGCGGGCGTCGAGGTCGTGCTGATGGACAACCAGCAGGCCCCGCGCATCCTCGGTGCGCCCGCCCATGCCCGCTTCGAGGCGGCGATGCGTGCGCTCGCCGAGGAGGAGCGCGTGCCCCTCTTCGCCCGCTCGCGCCTCATGCGCCGCTGGCAGGAGGCGGGGCTGCCCCAGGGCGAGGTGATCGCGCCCGACGGGCTGCATCACAATGACCGCGGCTATGCCTGCCTCGCCGAGGCCCTCGCGGCCGCCCTGCTCCGCTCGGCCGGGCAGCGCGAGGCGCAGCTCGCGGCGAACTGATCGCGCCCACGCGTGACCGTCACCACCACCGCCCTGCCCACCGGCGCCCTGCGGCATGAGATCGGCGTCGCCGCCTCCGCCCTGCCCGCGGTGCGGCCCTCGGCCCTCGAATCCGCCTGGGAGGCGGCCCGCGCCTCCGCCGAGGCGGGGCTCTGGGGCCCGGCGCGGCTGATCGCCTTCCAGGACGGCGTGGAGATCGCGCTGACCGATGCGGATGCCGCCTGCTGGGCCGAGGCCATGGCCCGTCGCGAGGGGCTCGATTCCCTGGCCGGGCTGGCGCTCTGCCTGCGCCTGCTCGCGCTCGTCGAGGTACTGGGCCGGGCCAAGTGGCTGCGCGGCCTCTTCGCCATTACGGCCGAGGGGGCGGAATTCCACCCTGCCCTGCTCGCCGCCGCGGCCCGCGCACCGCTCGACGCCACGGGGCGTTTCGAGGATGGCCCATTGCGTGCGATGCTGGGGCGTAGCATTTCGCATGTCTCGGCCTGATGCCCCCATCTGACGCCCATCCTGAAGAAAGATTTTCCCGCATGCCGCGCGCCGCCTGGCTCCTGCCCGTCCTGCTCCTCGCCGCCTGCGGCGCCCCCAATTCCGGCCTGCCCCGCTTCGACACGCCCACTCTCTCCCCGCCCCGCCCCGGCGACCCCGCGACCAATCCGGCCGTGGTGCAGGCCTGCCGCGTGCAGGTGGCGCAGGAGCTCCAGCGCCAGGACCGCGGCATGCTGCTGCGCGAGGATGAAAGCACCTCCCGTCTCGGCGCCGGCTTCGGCGGCCAGCCCTCGACCAACCAGACCGACGTGCTGGCGCGGCAATACCTGTTCGAGCGGCGCATCAACGAGTGCATCCGCCTGAACACCCGGACCGATCCCTCGGTGCAGCCGGCCCCCGCCGCCACCCCGGCCGCGACGCCCGCCCCCACCCCGCCCCGCCGAGGGAGCCGCTCGGGCTCCTGAGCTGGGACCCTTCGGCGCGCTCGGCCGCGCCCTGTCCCACCGCGATGCCCGGATCTTCTTCTCGGCCAGCCTGACCGCCTGGACCGGGCTCTGGATGCACCGCATCGCGGTGATGTGGCTGGCCTGGGAGCTGACGCGCTCCTCCTTCTGGGTCGGCATGGTCGCCTTTTGTGACCTCGCGCCCGCCGTCGTCTTCAGCCCCATCGCGGGCGCCGTGGCGGACCGCATGAATCGCGTGAAGCTGACCATGATCGCCCAGGGGGTGATCGGCGCGCAGGCGCTCGGCATCGCGATCCTCACCTGGACGGGGGTGATCTCCATCACTTCGCTCCTCGTCTTCGAGGTGATCGGCGGGATCGCGGCGAGCTTCGCCCAGCCCGCGCGCCAGGCGCTGATGCCGGGCCTCGTCCCCCGCGCCGACCTGCCGGCGGCGGTGGCCTGCAATTCGCTCACCTTCAACGTCGCCCGCTTCCTCGGGCCCGCCATCGCGGGGCCGATGGTCGCGATCTGGGGCGTGGTGCCCGCCATCCTCTGCAATGTCGCGGCCTATGTGGTGGCGACGGCGAGCCTGCCACTGATGAAGGTGGACCCCGCCCATATCCAGGGCCACGCGCCCGAGGCGTCGCTGCTGGCCGAAACGGTGGAGGGCGTGCGCTATGCCGCGAACCACCCGGGCATTGGCCCGATCCTGCTCTTCGCCGGGATCAGCGCCATCCTGCTGCGCGGCGTGCAGGAGGTGCTGCCGCCCTATGTCGAACGCCTCTTCGACCAGGGGGCGGCCGGGCTCGCGCTACTGACGGCGGCGATCGGCATCGGCGCGCTTGTGGCCGGGCTCTGGGTCGCCTCGCGCGGGCGGCTCGCCGGCACCACGCGGATCGCGGTCGTGGCCATCGGCGTGCAGGCGCTGTGCGCCATGGGCTTCGTCGCCACCGGATGGTTTCCCTTCGCCGTGCTCTGCGGCGCGCTCTATGGCGCCTGCGCCTCGATCCATGGGATCTCGGTGCAGACGCTCGCGCAATCGGCGGCGTTGACCCGGATGCGCGGGCGGACGCTGGCGCTCTGGGGCCTCATCACCCGCGCCTGCCCGGCCCTCGGCGCGCTGGTGCTGGGCACGGCGGGCGAGGTGTTCGGCATGCGGCTTCCCACCCTGATCGCGGCCAGCGCGGCGCTGCTGGTCACGCTCTGGGGCGTGACACGCATGCGCGGCTGGGCCAGACATCTTGAGAATCCCACATAGGACAAGTTCGGATGCTGAACACCGCGATCATCGGCATGGGCGCCTGGGGGCGCACGCTCGTCAATTCCGTGCAGGGCAAGAACGGGGCGGGCATCCGCTTCGTCGCCGGCACCACCGGCACGCTGGACAAGGCGCGTGACTACGCGGCCGAGAAGGGCATCCGCCTGCACGCCACCTATGCCGATGTGCTGGCGGACCGCGATGTGCAGGCCGTGGCCCTGGCCTCGCCCCATGGCATCCATGCCGAGCAGGTGATCGCCGCCGCCGCCGCGGGCAAGCATGTCTTCGTCGAGAAGCCCTTCACCCTCACCAAGGCGAGTGCCGAGGCCGCCGTCGCCGCCTGCCGCAAGGCCGGCGTGGTCCTGGCGCTCGGTCACAACCGCCGCTTCCTGCCCGCCGTCGCCGAGATGAAGAAGATCGTGGCCGAAGGCGGCATCGGCACGCTGCTGCATGTCGAGGGCCAGTTCAGCGGCCCCGGTGCCTTCGCCTACAAGGAGGGGATGTGGCGCGCCGACCGCGCGGAAAGCCCGCTGGGTGGCATGGGCGGCATGGGCATCCACATGGTGGACATGATCATCAACCTGGCCGGCCGCTTCCGCGACGTGCGGGTGCTGAGCCACGCCAAGGTCAGCACCACGATCGACGACACGACGGCGATGCTGGCCACGCTCGCCAGCGGGACGACGGTGACCTTCGCGACCCTGGCGCTGGCCCCGCGCTACTGGCGCGTGGCGCTCTTCGGCACGGATGGCCTGGTCGAGCAGCGCGGGCATGAGCAGCTCTTCTTCCGCGGCCGGGACGGCAAGGAATGGACGCGCGACTTCCCGGTGACCGACATCGAGCATGCCGAGCTGGAGGCCTTCGCCGCCGCGGTGGCCGGCGGCCCGGCCTATCCGCTGCCGCTGGACGAGGCGATCCATGGCGTTTCGGTCTTCGAGACGATGATCTTCGCCGCCGCCTCGGGGAGCGCCTACGCGGTTCCCTGAGGGCGGCCCGCGCATGATCCGCCGCGGTGGAAGCACCAGGGCGGCGGGTCACCCTCACGGCGAGGCCGGGCCTTGATCAACCCCGGCTGATTACGGTCGGGCGGCGCGCGCACGGGGCTGGGGCTCCGGCGTGTCGCAATTCTCGCCGGCCAGCGTCAGGGTGACGCTGCTGGAATTCGCGCCCTCCAGGCTGTCGGGTGGGGCGAGGACGAGTTGCACACCCTGCGGCGCCGCGGCCGGCATCACCTGGAACACCACCTCGGCCCCGCAGGCGCGCACCCCTTGCCGCGCCGCCCCGGCGCGGGTCGCGGCCAGGGCCTCCACCGCCTGGGCCATGGCGTCGCCCAGGGTCAGCGTCGCGCTGGGCGGCGGCATGATCGGCGGCGCGGTGCAGGCCGGAAGGGCCAGGGCCGCGAGAATCAGGCCGGTCTTGCATCGCATGCGGCATCCTCCGAACGAGTGGCGGCGACTCTGCGCCGCCCGCCACGGCGCCGCAATGCGGGAATGCCGCCCCGCCGCCTTCCGCCGGGCGGCCCGCTGCGTTAAGTCTGTGCAGCCTTTGCAACACCAGGAGCAACGCCCGAGATGAGCAAGATCACCCGCACCGGCAGCAACCAGATCCTCAGCAGTGCCGTGGAATACCACAACTTCGTGTATCTGGCCGGTATCACCGCCGATGACCTGAGCCAG
This region of Sediminicoccus rosea genomic DNA includes:
- a CDS encoding MFS transporter, with translation MGPFGALGRALSHRDARIFFSASLTAWTGLWMHRIAVMWLAWELTRSSFWVGMVAFCDLAPAVVFSPIAGAVADRMNRVKLTMIAQGVIGAQALGIAILTWTGVISITSLLVFEVIGGIAASFAQPARQALMPGLVPRADLPAAVACNSLTFNVARFLGPAIAGPMVAIWGVVPAILCNVAAYVVATASLPLMKVDPAHIQGHAPEASLLAETVEGVRYAANHPGIGPILLFAGISAILLRGVQEVLPPYVERLFDQGAAGLALLTAAIGIGALVAGLWVASRGRLAGTTRIAVVAIGVQALCAMGFVATGWFPFAVLCGALYGACASIHGISVQTLAQSAALTRMRGRTLALWGLITRACPALGALVLGTAGEVFGMRLPTLIAASAALLVTLWGVTRMRGWARHLENPT
- a CDS encoding Gfo/Idh/MocA family protein — its product is MLNTAIIGMGAWGRTLVNSVQGKNGAGIRFVAGTTGTLDKARDYAAEKGIRLHATYADVLADRDVQAVALASPHGIHAEQVIAAAAAGKHVFVEKPFTLTKASAEAAVAACRKAGVVLALGHNRRFLPAVAEMKKIVAEGGIGTLLHVEGQFSGPGAFAYKEGMWRADRAESPLGGMGGMGIHMVDMIINLAGRFRDVRVLSHAKVSTTIDDTTAMLATLASGTTVTFATLALAPRYWRVALFGTDGLVEQRGHEQLFFRGRDGKEWTRDFPVTDIEHAELEAFAAAVAGGPAYPLPLDEAIHGVSVFETMIFAAASGSAYAVP